One segment of Mycolicibacterium sp. YH-1 DNA contains the following:
- a CDS encoding NAD(P)/FAD-dependent oxidoreductase, which translates to MTDFDAIVIGAGHNGLAAAALLQRNGLRTLCLESKLYAGGMASTVELFDGYKFEIAGSLQFPTSAKVSAELGLDDLPTVDLDVMSVSLRGIGDDPVVYYADPMRMLTHLNEVHGAEAVNGMAGLMAWSMAPTRALGRFDAAAPPKTIDEMYACANNEFERSAITDMLFGSVTDVLDRYLPDAEKHGALRGMLSFLAINTTYRGPATPGSAAALAYGLAVPDENAKLMKKLRGGIGALTAHLVDTLVSGGGELRLRSKVEEILVADGRVTGVRLEDGSTVDANVVVSGLAPDLTVTKLIDPNALPGDVRDRFARVDHRGSYLQMHFALDGMPTFAAPYEMLNDPEMQASIGLFSTPEELQRQWEDSRRGTVPADPAIAMQFPSVHDPALAPAGKHAISAFSMWFPVETGDASYGDLKVEMGRRVIEKITRLAPDFESKIIRHTTFTPKHMGTMFGAPGGDYCHGLIHPEQMGPNRPGPRGYVDQPIPIGGLYLGSAGCHGGPGITFIPGYNAATAALADAR; encoded by the coding sequence ATGACGGACTTCGACGCCATTGTCATTGGCGCAGGACACAACGGACTCGCTGCGGCGGCGCTACTGCAGCGCAACGGCCTGCGCACGCTCTGTCTGGAATCCAAGCTGTACGCGGGCGGTATGGCCTCGACCGTCGAACTCTTCGACGGGTACAAGTTCGAGATCGCGGGGTCGCTCCAGTTCCCGACCTCGGCCAAGGTCAGTGCGGAACTCGGTCTCGACGACCTGCCGACCGTGGACCTCGACGTCATGTCGGTGTCGCTGCGCGGCATCGGGGATGACCCCGTCGTGTACTACGCCGACCCGATGCGGATGCTCACTCATCTCAACGAGGTGCACGGGGCCGAGGCCGTCAACGGCATGGCCGGGCTGATGGCGTGGAGCATGGCCCCCACCCGGGCGCTCGGCCGGTTTGACGCCGCGGCCCCACCGAAGACCATCGACGAGATGTATGCCTGCGCGAACAACGAATTCGAGCGCTCGGCGATCACCGACATGCTGTTCGGCTCGGTCACCGACGTCCTCGACCGGTACCTCCCCGACGCCGAGAAGCACGGGGCGCTGCGCGGCATGCTGTCGTTCCTGGCGATCAACACCACCTACCGCGGCCCCGCCACCCCCGGCAGCGCCGCCGCGCTCGCGTACGGGCTGGCGGTCCCCGATGAGAACGCCAAGTTGATGAAGAAGCTGCGCGGCGGAATCGGCGCGCTCACAGCACATCTGGTTGACACCCTGGTCTCCGGTGGAGGTGAGCTGCGGCTGCGCAGCAAGGTCGAGGAGATCCTGGTGGCCGATGGACGGGTCACCGGCGTGCGACTGGAGGACGGCTCGACCGTCGACGCCAACGTCGTCGTATCCGGTCTCGCACCCGACCTCACCGTCACCAAGCTCATCGACCCGAATGCCCTGCCGGGTGATGTGCGCGATCGGTTCGCCCGGGTCGATCACCGGGGCAGCTACCTGCAGATGCACTTCGCGCTCGACGGCATGCCGACGTTCGCCGCACCCTACGAGATGCTCAACGATCCCGAGATGCAGGCGAGCATCGGGCTCTTCAGCACCCCCGAGGAACTCCAGCGGCAGTGGGAGGACTCTCGGCGCGGCACCGTTCCCGCCGACCCGGCGATCGCGATGCAGTTTCCCTCGGTGCACGACCCGGCGCTGGCCCCCGCTGGCAAGCACGCGATCTCGGCATTCTCAATGTGGTTCCCCGTCGAGACCGGCGACGCCAGCTACGGCGATCTGAAGGTCGAGATGGGCCGCCGCGTCATCGAGAAGATCACCAGACTGGCACCCGACTTCGAGTCGAAGATCATCAGGCATACGACGTTCACGCCGAAGCACATGGGCACGATGTTCGGGGCTCCGGGCGGCGACTACTGTCACGGCCTCATTCATCCGGAGCAGATGGGCCCCAATCGCCCGGGCCCCAGGGGTTACGTCGATCAGCCGATTCCGATCGGCGGGCTGTACCTGGGCAGCGCCGGCTGCCACGGCGGGCCCGGCATCACCTTCATCCCGGGCTACAACGCCGCGACGGCCGCACTCGCGGACGCGCGTTAG
- a CDS encoding ABC transporter permease, whose amino-acid sequence MTGTAWTKPAAAVGDFVVLAGETGAALFRHPFAWRELIDQIWFVARVSIVPTIVLSIPYTVLIVFTLNIVLIEVGAGDLSGAGAALASVTQVGPVVTAIVVAGAGATAMCADLGARTIREEIDAMQVIGVNPVQALVVPRVVAATFVALMLYSVVAVVGLVGSYFFVVFVQGVTPGAFVAGLTLLTGLPQVIVSLVKALLFGLSAGLIACYKGLSVGGGPTAVGNAVNETVVFAFMALFLINILATAFGVKVAP is encoded by the coding sequence GTGACTGGGACAGCCTGGACCAAACCCGCCGCTGCGGTGGGCGACTTCGTCGTGCTCGCCGGTGAGACGGGCGCCGCGTTGTTCCGCCACCCGTTCGCATGGCGGGAACTCATCGATCAGATCTGGTTCGTCGCCAGGGTGTCGATCGTTCCCACGATCGTGCTGTCGATTCCCTACACCGTGCTGATCGTCTTCACGCTGAACATCGTGCTGATCGAGGTCGGGGCGGGCGACCTGTCCGGTGCGGGCGCCGCGTTGGCGTCGGTCACTCAGGTCGGTCCGGTGGTCACCGCCATCGTTGTGGCCGGCGCGGGTGCCACCGCGATGTGCGCCGACCTCGGTGCGCGGACCATCCGCGAGGAGATCGACGCAATGCAGGTCATCGGCGTCAATCCGGTTCAGGCTCTTGTGGTGCCGCGGGTCGTCGCGGCGACGTTCGTCGCGCTGATGCTCTATTCGGTGGTCGCCGTCGTCGGCCTGGTCGGAAGCTACTTCTTCGTGGTGTTCGTCCAGGGCGTCACGCCCGGTGCGTTCGTCGCCGGACTGACCCTGCTCACGGGCCTGCCGCAGGTCATCGTCTCCCTGGTGAAGGCATTGCTGTTCGGTCTGTCCGCTGGCCTGATCGCCTGCTACAAGGGGCTCTCCGTCGGCGGCGGGCCGACAGCGGTCGGTAACGCCGTCAACGAGACGGTGGTCTTCGCGTTCATGGCGCTGTTCCTCATCAACATCCTGGCCACCGCCTTCGGCGTCAAGGTGGCTCCGTGA
- a CDS encoding ABC transporter permease: MSELASEPSARAAFTEVIGTTRKLGEQTAFYGSAFASTGEAVRRYPGEVLRLIATMGLGTGALAVIGGTVVIVGFLTLSTGALIAVQGYNTLSNVGIEALTGFLGAFLNVRFIAPATAGVALAATIGAGATAQIGAMRINEEIDALEVMGIRAITYLASTRIVAGIVAVIPIYTVAVLMSFLATRFGTTIIYGQSRGVYDHYFSTFLQPTDLLWSFTEALAMAAAVMAVHTYYGFTATGGPAGVGEAVGRAVRTSITAGVFILLTITLSVYGQSGNFHLSG, encoded by the coding sequence GTGAGCGAGCTTGCGAGCGAACCGTCGGCACGGGCCGCCTTCACGGAGGTCATCGGTACGACGCGGAAACTGGGGGAGCAGACGGCGTTCTACGGAAGCGCGTTTGCGTCCACCGGCGAAGCAGTCCGCCGCTACCCGGGTGAGGTGTTGCGGCTGATCGCCACCATGGGCCTGGGCACCGGCGCGCTGGCCGTCATCGGGGGCACCGTCGTCATCGTCGGCTTCCTCACGCTGTCCACCGGTGCGCTGATCGCCGTGCAGGGCTACAACACCCTCTCCAACGTCGGAATCGAGGCGTTGACGGGCTTTCTGGGGGCGTTCCTCAATGTCCGATTCATCGCCCCGGCGACGGCGGGCGTGGCGCTGGCCGCGACCATCGGGGCGGGCGCCACGGCGCAGATCGGCGCCATGCGCATCAACGAGGAGATCGACGCACTCGAGGTCATGGGCATCCGGGCCATCACCTACCTGGCGTCGACCCGCATCGTGGCGGGCATCGTCGCGGTCATCCCGATCTACACCGTCGCGGTGTTGATGTCGTTCCTGGCGACCCGGTTCGGCACCACGATCATCTACGGGCAGTCGCGCGGGGTGTACGACCACTACTTCTCGACCTTCCTGCAGCCGACGGATCTGCTGTGGTCATTCACCGAGGCGTTGGCGATGGCAGCCGCCGTGATGGCGGTGCACACCTACTACGGGTTCACCGCGACTGGCGGACCGGCAGGAGTCGGCGAGGCCGTCGGCCGGGCCGTGCGGACGTCGATCACCGCCGGCGTCTTCATCCTGTTGACCATCACACTGTCCGTGTACGGGCAGTCCGGCAACTTTCACCTGTCGGGCTAG
- a CDS encoding UBP-type zinc finger domain-containing protein, with amino-acid sequence MGVEVDPAVPPSGMGCVECDAAGGWWFHLRRCAACGHVGCCDDSLARHASAHWRDTGHPIIRSFEPGEDWFWDYRTADYYEGPELVGPQNHPEDDPVPGPRGRVPADWLEQLQRRTD; translated from the coding sequence ATGGGCGTCGAGGTGGATCCTGCAGTCCCGCCTAGCGGGATGGGTTGCGTCGAGTGCGATGCCGCAGGCGGATGGTGGTTTCACCTCCGCCGGTGTGCCGCGTGCGGCCACGTGGGCTGCTGCGACGATTCGCTGGCCCGGCATGCCTCGGCGCACTGGCGAGACACCGGCCATCCGATCATCCGGTCGTTCGAGCCCGGTGAGGACTGGTTCTGGGACTACCGGACCGCCGACTACTACGAGGGCCCCGAACTCGTTGGGCCACAGAATCATCCAGAGGATGACCCCGTGCCGGGTCCGCGTGGTCGGGTGCCGGCAGATTGGCTGGAGCAACTGCAGCGCCGAACCGACTGA
- a CDS encoding cation diffusion facilitator family transporter, protein MAKSQGDSTLTVAVAFAANLVIAIAKTVAATLTGSASMSAEATHSWADAGNEVFLLIANRRGGRDADARRPLGYGREAYVWSLLAAVGLFVVGAAVSIWRGVTELLHGGDSAEDYRIAYLVLAIAFVLEGISLLQAVRQLRRDAKTFDSDVLEYALRTSDPTVRAVFAEDAAALIGIAIAFLGILLHQLTGEVVWDAAGSILVGVLLGVVAVVLIDRNRVFLTGESGSPRIHDALVARLAEFPEVTTVRFLRPEFIGPKRLFVIASVDLEGDRVESSIARTLRDLEHRLEQDPYVAEAVLTVSEPDETGTSGG, encoded by the coding sequence GTGGCCAAGTCCCAGGGTGACAGCACCCTCACGGTGGCGGTCGCGTTCGCCGCGAACCTGGTGATCGCCATCGCCAAGACCGTTGCCGCGACACTGACCGGTTCCGCGTCGATGAGTGCGGAGGCGACGCATTCGTGGGCCGACGCCGGCAACGAGGTCTTCCTGCTCATCGCGAACCGGCGAGGCGGCCGTGACGCCGATGCGCGGCGACCACTGGGCTACGGCCGCGAGGCGTACGTCTGGTCACTGCTCGCCGCGGTGGGCCTGTTCGTCGTCGGCGCGGCGGTGTCCATCTGGCGGGGTGTCACCGAACTGCTGCACGGCGGCGACAGCGCCGAGGACTACCGGATCGCGTACCTTGTCCTCGCGATCGCCTTCGTCCTGGAGGGCATATCGCTGCTGCAGGCTGTACGCCAACTGCGGCGCGACGCAAAGACTTTCGACAGCGATGTCCTCGAGTACGCGCTGCGGACATCGGACCCCACGGTGCGCGCCGTGTTCGCCGAGGACGCGGCGGCGTTGATCGGGATTGCCATCGCCTTCCTCGGCATCCTGCTCCATCAGCTCACAGGCGAGGTGGTGTGGGACGCCGCGGGTTCCATCCTGGTGGGTGTCCTCCTCGGCGTGGTGGCTGTGGTCCTGATCGACCGCAATCGGGTGTTCCTCACCGGCGAGTCGGGCTCACCGCGCATTCACGATGCGCTCGTCGCGCGACTCGCCGAGTTTCCCGAGGTCACCACGGTGCGCTTCCTAAGGCCCGAATTCATTGGGCCGAAACGCCTTTTCGTCATCGCCAGCGTGGACCTGGAGGGCGACCGGGTCGAGTCGTCCATCGCCCGCACACTGCGCGACCTGGAACACCGCTTGGAGCAGGATCCCTACGTCGCCGAGGCCGTGCTGACGGTTTCCGAACCCGACGAAACGGGTACTAGCGGGGGGTGA